The Vicia villosa cultivar HV-30 ecotype Madison, WI linkage group LG1, Vvil1.0, whole genome shotgun sequence genome includes a region encoding these proteins:
- the LOC131636927 gene encoding uridine/cytidine kinase UKL1, chloroplastic-like isoform X1 translates to MDSPSGAHFSGWRPSSISSSSSHSVFLIGVSGGTASGKTTVCDMIIQQLQDHRVVLVNQDSFYRGLTKDELKRDHEYNFDHPDAFDTEQLVETLIKLKSGQSVQVPVYDFKLHQRASDRFQQVNASEVVILEGILVFHEQRVRDLMNMKIFVDADPDVRLSRRIRRDTVERGRDVHSVLEQYAKFVKPAFDDFILPSKKYADIIIPRGGDNRVAIDLIVQHIRTKLGQHNLCKIYPNLHVIQSTFQTRGMHTLIRDTEISKHDFVFYSDRLIRLVVEHGLGYLPFTEKQVITPTGSIYIGVDFCKKLCGVSVIRSGESMENALRACCKGIKIGKILIHRGGDETQLIYEKLPKDISERHVLLMDPVLGTGNSASQAIELLIKKGVPESQIIFLNLVSAPEGIQYVCKRFPHIKVVTSEIEEGLNDQFRVVPGLGEFGDRYFGTDES, encoded by the exons ATGGACTCTCCCTCCGGCGCGCACTTCTCCGGCTGGCGTCCTTCatccatttcttcatcttcttctcacaGCGTCTTCCTCATCG GAGTGTCCGGAGGTACTGCATCGGGTAAAACCACTGTGTGTGACATGATTATTCAACAACTGCAAGATCATAGAGTTGTTCTAGTTAATCAG GATTCTTTTTATCGTGGTTTAACTAAAGATGAGTTGAAACGCGATCATGAGTATAATTTTGATCATCCTG ATGCATTCGATACCGAGCAACTTGTAGAAACACTCATCAAACTTAAATCTGGGCAGTCTGTTCAGGTTCCTGTTTATGATTTTAAGCTTCACCAGAGAGCTTCTGATAGATTCCAACAG GTCAATGCATCTGAAGTAGTTATTTTGGAGGGTATATTGGTTTTTCACGAACAACGTGTCCGCGACTTGATGAATATGAAGATATTTGTTGATGCAG ATCCTGATGTAAGGCTTTCCCGGAGAATAAGACGAGATACAGTTGAGAGGGGTAGAGATGTGCACTCTGTACTGGAACAG TATGCTAAATTTGTTAAGCCTGCCTTCGATGATTTTATTCTTCCATCCAAAAAGTATGCTGACATAATCATACCTCGTGGGGGAGATAATCGTGTAGCAATTGACTTGATCGTTCAACATATCCGCACTAAGCTTGGCCAACATAACCTCTGTAAGATATATCCAAATTTGCATGTGATACAGTCTACTTTCCAG ACTAGAGGCATGCACACTCTTATTCGGGATACAGAAATATCCAAGCATGACTTTGTTTTTTATTCAGATCGGCTAATTCGTTTG GTAGTGGAACATGGTCTTGGTTACTTGCCATTTACAGAAAAACAAGTTATCACACCTACAG GATCAATTTATATTGGAGTTGATTTTTGTAAGAAACTGTGTGGAGTATCTGTTATTCGAAG TGGTGAAAGCATGGAAAATGCTTTGCGGGCATGCTGTAAAGgaataaaaataggaaaaattcTCATCCACCGTGGAGGTGATGAAACCCAG CTTATATATGAGAAGCTTCCTAAAGACATTTCAGAGAGACATGTTCTTCTCATGGACCCAGTACTTGGCACAG GTAACTCTGCGAGCCAAGCAATCGAGCTTCTTATTAAGAAAGGAGTTCCAGAGTCCCAGATAATATTCCTTAACCTTGTCTCT GCTCCTGAGGGAATACAGTATGTATGTAAACGTTTTCCACACATTAAAGTTGTTACTTCGGAGATTGAAGAAGGACTAAATGACCAGTTCCGTGTCGTGCCTGGGTTAGGAGAATTTGGTGACCGATATTTTGGTACAGATGAATCTTAG
- the LOC131636943 gene encoding conserved oligomeric Golgi complex subunit 2, producing the protein MADPIPAHHRSATNLFSDPLDSHPLWFKPASFLSPDFDSESYISELRTFVPFDTLRSELNNYLSSLNHELIDLINRDYADFVNLSTKLVDVDAAVVRMRAPLVELREKIEQFRGSVDVSLVAIKNGLKQRSEAASARETLELLLDTFHVVSKVEKLIKELPSVPSDWSNGDVSLPEKNSLSNGVSVHENGTSVRETQSMLLERIASEMNRLKFYVTHAKNLPFIENMEKRIQNASLLVDASLGHCFVDGLEHRDATAIYNCLRAYAAIDNTKNAEETFRVTVVAPLIQKIIPHGSSAVAAGSSGDGLENDYQQIKECIDRDCKFLLDISSAENSGLHVFDFLANSILREVLFAIQKGKPGAFSPGRPTEFLKNYNSSLEFLAFLEGHCPSRSAVAKFRSETIYTEFMKQWNLGVYFSLRFQEIAGSLDSVLTTSSLVPIPNLDPGEANYQDLTLKQSVTLLDSLRFCWREDVLVLSCSDKFLRLSLQLLSRYSNWLSSGLTARKSHSTSTSTGREWAASAVIDDFILVIHDIRCLEEHVRGDYLQHVVQVLSSCSFDVLESVRQSILQSGQSLKSLEPLVVKAVVESLVEKSVEDLRQMKGITATYRMTNKPLPVRHSPYVTGVLRPLKTFLDGERTSRYLASETKKEILLCAATEITDRYYELAADLVSVARKTESSLQKIRQSAQRRAGASSDISDNNVSDTDKMCMQLFLDIQEYARNLSALGVEAVNIPSYRSLWQCVAPADKQNTIKL; encoded by the exons ATGGCGGATCCGATCCCAGCGCATCACAGATCCGCCACCAACCTCTTCTCCGATCCACTCGACTCCCACCCGCTCTGGTTCAAACCGGCATCCTTCCTCTCCCCTGACTTCGATTCCGAATCCTACATTTCCGAACTCCGAACCTTCGTTCCCTTCGATACTCTCCGTTCAGAGCTTAACAACTACCTTTCGTCGCTGAATCATGAACTCATTGATCTAATTAACCGCGATTACGCTGATTTTGTTAACCTAAGTACTAAGCTTGTTGATGTGGACGCTGCTGTGGTGAGGATGAGGGCGCCGCTGGTGGAGCTTAGGGAGAAGATTGAGCAGTTTAGGGGATCTGTGGATGTGTCGCTTGTGGCTATTAAGAATGGTTTGAAGCAAAGATCTGAAGCGGCTTCGGCGAGAGAGACTTTGGAGCTTCTCCTCGATACGTTTCACGTTGTTTCTAAG GTTGAAAAACTAATAAAAGAGCTTCCCAGTGTACCCTCTGACTGGTCAAATGGAGATGTGAGTTTACCGGAGAAAAATTCATTGAGCAATGGGGTTTCTGTGCATGAGAACGGCACAAGTGTCAGAGAGACTCAAAGTATGCTGCTGGAAAGAATTGCCAGCGAGATGAACAGGCTAAAATTCTATGTTACACATGCAAag AACCTGCCTTTTATTGAGAATATGGAGAAGAGGATTCAAAATGCAAGCCTATTAGTAGATGCAAGCCTGGGACATTGCTTTGTTGATGGTCTTGAACACCGGGATGCAACTGCAATTTACAATTGCTTACGTGCATATGCTGCCATTGATAACACCAAGAATGCAGAAGAAACCTTCCGAGTTACTGTTGTGGCTCCATTGATACAGAAGATTATCCCACATGGGTCATCAGCTGTGGCTGCTGGATCATCTGGGGATGGGCTTGAAAATGATTATCAACAAATTAAGGAGTGCATTGATAGAGACTGTAAATTTTTATTGGATATTTCTTCAGCTG AAAATTCAGGTTTACACGTCTTTGACTTCTTGGCCAATTCAATCCTTAGAGAGGTCCTCTTTGCTATTCAGAAGGGAAAACCAGGTGCATTTTCTCCTGGAAGACCAACAGAGTTCTTGAAAAATTACAATTCTAGCTTGGAGTTCTTGGCTTTTCTAGAAG GCCACTGTCCGTCCAGATCTGCTGTGGCTAAATTTCGATCCGAAACTATTTATACCGAGTTCATGAAGCAATGGAATCTTGGAGTGTATTTTTCGTTGAG ATTTCAGGAAATAGCAGGGTCTTTAGATTCTGTACTGACAACATCCAGTCTTGTCCCCATTCCAAATTTAGATCCCGGCGAAGCAAATTATCAAGACTTAACACTAAAACAAAGTGTAACTCTGTTGGATAGTTTGAGATTTTGCTGGAGAGAAGATGTTCTTGTCCTTTCTTGTTCTGACAAGTTCCTTCGCCTATCCTTGCAGCTTCTTTCTAG ATACTCAAATTGGCTGTCATCTGGATTGACTGCACGCAAGAGTCACAGTACAAGCACTAGCACTGGGCGCGAATGGGCTGCTTCAGCTGTCATAGATGACTTTATCCTT GTTATTCATGATATCAGATGTTTGGAGGAGCATGTTCGTGGTGATTACTTACAACATGTGGTCCAGGTTTTATCTTCATGCTCCTTCGATGTTCTTGAATCAGTAAGGCAGAGCATTTTACAGAGTGGTCAATCCTTGAAATCTTTAGAACCCTTAGTCGTCAAAGCAGTGGTGGAGTCACTGGTAGAAAAGTCAGTCGAG GACTTGAGACAAATGAAGGGGATAACTGCAACTTACAGGATGACTAATAAACCTCTACCTGTTAGGCATTCACCATATGTTACGGGAGTATTACGTCCACTAAAG ACTTTTTTGGATGGGGAAAGAACCTCTAGATATTTGGCAAGTGAAACTAAAAAGGAAATACTCCTTTGTGCTGCAACAGAGATTACTGACCGTTATTATGAATTAGCTGCCGACCTTGTTAGTGTG GCAAGAAAGACAGAATCTTCACTTCAGAAAATTAGACAGAGTGCACAAAGACGAGCAGGGGCAAGTTCAGACATATCCGATAATAACGTGTCTGACACTGACAAAATGTGCATGCAGTTATTCCTTGATATTCAG GAGTATGCCCGCAACCTATCTGCCCTAGGGGTTGAAGCAGTTAATATTCCATCCTATCGTTCATTATGGCAGTGTGTGGCTCCAGCAGATAAGCAGAATACGATTAAATTATAA